The Luteolibacter arcticus genome segment CACCAGGAAGGTCGCCAGCGCTTCACCCGCCTCGCCGCCCTTGCCGTGCTTCACGGTCGCCTCACGCAGTGTTTTCTCCGCGTCGTCGAATTTCTCGAACCGCTCTAACAAACGAGCCCGCGCCACTTGGCCGGCCTCGTCGGCCGGCGTCAGCGAAATCGCCTTGTCCAGGGCGGCCTTCAGGCCCGCATCATCCTTGAGCGCCTTCCTGAGTGCCGCCAGCCGTTCCCACAGCGCGACATCCTCCTTCGCCGTCTCGATCAGGGCGGTCAGCTCTTCCGCCGCTTCCTTGGGACGCTCGGCGCCCTCTAACAGACCAATGAATTCCTCCCGCACCTCACGGTCGCCGGGCATCACCTTCAGCACTTCGCGGAACATCGCGATCGCCTCGTCCTCCTCGCCGGAGGCCAGCATCGCTTTCGCCGCATCCTTCTTCACCGCCACCCGCCGCGGATAGGCTTCGCGCAGGACGCCCAGGAAATCCTTCAGGCCGGCCGAGTCATCTTCGCGGGAGAACAAGGCGCCTGCGCGTGCAAGCACCTCGCGTTCGAGCCACGAACCCTCGGCCGATACGGCGAAGACATCGCGATACTCTTTCAGGGAGTCTTCCTTCTTCCCGGCCTGGGCCAGGATCTCCGCCACCTGCAGGCGCCGCAGCGCTTTCTTGTAAGGATCGTCCGTCTTTTCCGCCAGCTCGCGCGCCGCGGTCACCGCTTCCTCGAGCATCCCTTCGCCGATTTCCAGCTCGACCAAGTCTTCCTTCAGTCCCTCGTCGGCAGGGTTCCCGGCAATGAGTTCCTGCCACGCCTTCACCGCCTCTGCCGGGCGTCCTGCCCGCGCCAGCATCTTGCCGCGCAAGGTCCCGGCTTCGACGCCGAGGGCCTTGTCCTTGGCCGCCACCGCGAGATCCTCCAGCGCGGCGTCGAACCGTAATGCCACACCGAGAGCCTTGCCACGGGCCAGCCGCGTCGCCGCATCGTCGGGTGCCAGCTTCACCGCCTCATCGAGTGCCTTGAGCGCGGCGGCCTCGTCGCCGGAGTGCTCATGATAAACCGCGAGCAAGCGCCAGTCCGCCGCCGCGCCTGCCTTCGCCCGCTCTTCCAGTTCCGGCTTCAGAGCCTCAAGCTCCTTTTCCTCAAGCCAGGCATCGAGCATGCGCCCGAATAGCACCGGGTTCTCCGGCTTCTTGAGCAGCATCGTGTGGTAGCGCTCCGCCTTCTCCGGAATCTCACCGGCGCTCAGGGGGAAGGCGAACGCAGCCAGAATGAGAATAACTTTCCGGTTTATCATGGGCGCAGGTTGAACGGTCGACCGCCTGAGGCAATTCGAATTCTTTATGTCTTTTTGTAGCCGAAAGCGCTTTGGGCGACGGCCCGCAATGCCACCGAACGAAAACGCCACCAACCCCTTCCCACGCCTCCAGAATCCTCGTCTTTACGACGATTTTACCGACCTCCGCCGACACCCGACCTTCCGAGGCTCTTGCGATCCCGTCGCGTCCGCGCTTCACCGGCTACGCTGACCCAGCACAATCCACTACCATGTCTTTACATGGGATACCCGGTGAAGAATCGCCGACCCATTTGTCCCGGATCTTTCATCAACTCTTATCTTTCTCCAGGCGTGTCGCGGGTGCCTCTCGGCAACCCACCGCTCACGACCGCCGGCTCGTCGCCTTCAACTCCAGCAGGGTCGGCTCGTTGCAGTAGGGGCAGCGGAAATGTCCCTTGAATAACACGCCGAATGCCACCGGGAAACGATGGCTGCCCGCCACGCAGCGAGCATTCCGGTGCTTCGAGCAACCCTTCCGGGAAAGCACGGGCATCGCACATAGCGGGCACTTGCCGCCGGAGGCAAAGATCCACTGCAACACCGCCAGCACCGCCGCCGAGGCACCGATCGCCAGGGCAATCTTCGAATACCGGACCTCTCCCGACAACACCGCCGTGATCGACATCGCCACCGCGACCGGAATCAGCAGCCTGCTGAGACAGAGCAGCAGGGCGGCCAATTTCACCTTCACGATCACTTCGGAATGTCTCGGTCGATGCATGTCGAGGTTTGCGGCCCGGTTTATCCGGAGGGCTTCTATCGACTGGGTTCGCTCTTTTCGCAAATCAGAAGATCATGAAAAGTTTTCAAAATGGGGAATTTCCCCATGCCGTTCTCGATTGATGCCCAGGGCAGTTATTACACTTTTCCGAAATACATACGCTCAAGGCCCGATTCCACGGACCGAAATGGTCGTACGGGCGGAACTCACTCGGCCGCCACCGCGTTCACCTGAATCAATGCGACGAAATTCTTCCCGCATGACTCCGGGCTGCCACCCTTCCACTTCTCAAACTTCAGATCCTCCGGGGAACCAGCTGGCATCATCCCGCCCACCGCCATGAAATCCCCGTCATTCACCAAGACCGTCCGCGTCACCTGCCTCACGTCGAAGACCGGCATCTCGATCCGGTTTTCCGAAAGCGTCACCTCACGCGGGAACACGCCCTTGCGCTTGGTTTTGATCGGCGTCCCGTAGTTCACGAAGCCGAGGAACGCACTGCGCTTCAGGTCAAACTCGAGTGCGATCCGCCCGTCCGCCGCCGGTCTCGCCCGGTAGCCCAGCTCGACGCCGAGATCCCTCTTCTCGAACGAGGTTGGCGTCGCCGGTGTCACCGATTGGATCTCGCCGTCCACCACCTTCCCGACCACCGGTGGCCGGTATTCCGTCGGATAGATGAACTCCCGCACCACTTCCACCTCGCGCTTCTCACCGCGCTTTGCGGTCGCGGTCAGCGGGGCATGGTTGACCAGTTCGAAACCGCGCCGCTTGGACAGCGATGCCGCCAGCTTCTCACCGGTCGCCCGCGGATAGACGCCCGCCACGCCCGGCTCAGCTTGGCCTTTCACGAATCCGAAGCCATCCGGTGCGGTGAAAAAATACGCCTTCACCCCCACCGCGCCAGCCGTGCGGCTCACCGGCACACTCATGCGGTCCGCATCCGGCATGCCACACGAAGCCAGTCCGGCAAGGCAGATACCTCCTGCCGCGATCCACTTCAAGTTCCTAACAATAAACGTGCGGGGGCTTTGTGCGGGCATGCCATCACTCCATCTCCACCACTTCCCGGGGTCAAGCCACGAGCCTGGCCCAGTGCCCGCATGGGATGCCGCTCCTCAGAAGCCTTCAGCCAGACGCTTCTCGGAAACCTTCATCTCGACCGTGATGTCGGGAGCGAAGAGTGAGAGACGGAACTCCTCTAACAGCCACCCATATTCCCACAGGCCCGGATCTTCCGGCTTGGCAGTCCACGCGATGAACCACGGCTGCCAGAACTTCCGGACGCGCTCCATCTTCTCGAGATCCTTCACCAGCGGCAGGCTGGTGAGCCGGCCGAGCCGCGAGCGGATGCCGCGCAGATATCGGTCGTGGCTTCTCATCCGGGTGAAGCCGGCGCGCCACGCGAAGCGCGAGCGCAGCAGCCACGCGAGCTCTTCCTCGATGTCGGCGGCGACGGCGGAAAGATTGCGATCCTTCGCGTTCTCGTGAATCCACTGCCGTACCGGACCGATGGCCTCGAAGGTGCCGTCGAGCGACTTGCCGATGAGGTTGGCGGCCTCGAACCACTTGCCCTTCGCGTCCTTCAACTTCGCCGTGAACTCGACCGGCGAAGTAAAGCGTTTGCCACCCAACGCCCCTTCGCCGGCGAGGCCGATGAGGTCATCGAGCGATGTGCCTATCCGCGGCAGCTCGACCTTTGCCATCAGGCCGAGCGGATACTTTTTCTTCAGGTAAGCGACCTGATCCGGCTGTGCGAGCATCAGTAGCCGCACCTGGCCCGCGCGATGCGACTCGGCCGCCTCAGCCTGCCTGGAAAAGGCCCGCACACCGACGCTCGAGCCCTCATCGACCAACGCGGGAAACGCTGGCCCGGCGGTGGTTTCGATGCGCTCCGGCACGTCGCCTTCCGTCCATGCCTTCATCCCGGCACGTTCCCACTCGGCATTGGCCGCGGCTTCGAAGCGGTCTTTGACCACCTTGCCAAGCTTCGCCCGCAGCGCCTTCACATCCTTGCCAAAGGCGAGTTCGTTCTCCTCGTCGTCGCAGACCCAGATCTTGGTCACGAGTTCTTCCGGCAAACGCTCCAGGTCGAAGTTGAGGGGCTCGACGGTGAAGCCGGAGAACTTGGTCAAGTACTGCGCGAGTCGTACTTCGAGCGACGCATCCTTGTCGCGGTAGCGCCATTCATCGGCGAAGCCACGTGCGGCATCCGCGACCGGCTGGCACTCGCGGCGCAGATCCTTCGGCAGCGAGCGGATCAACCACTCCGCGCGCCACTCCAGATCACCCGGCACGCCCCACGATGGCAGCCAGTCGGGAAGATTCGGAAGCTGGTCGATGTGAACACCGAGCGTCACGCCATCATCCCGTTCGCCGGGCGCGGCACGGTAGTAAAGCGCATACTCCTCGCCCTCATGCTCAATCCAATCGGGATGCCCCTCAAGGTCGAGGGACTCGAGATCCTCCAACACCACGTCCTGACGATTGGCGAGGATCTGGTCCTCGTGCTTGCCGCGCCAGTCGTGGAAGGCCTTCGCCGTGCACATGCCCTGCGGCAGGCGGCTCTCATAGAACTCCATCACCGCTTCCTCACTCCACAGGCCGCCGGGGCGACGAAGCTTGTGCTCGATGCCCTCAATCTCCTCCTTCAAGGCAACGAGTCGTTCGGCGGCGCGGGACTTCCCCTTCACGCCGCCTTGCATCAGACCTTCTCTAACAAAAATCTTGCGCGCTCCTTCGGGATCGATGCGGCCGTAGTGGACCCGGCGGCCGGCCACGATGGGCAGCCCACCACAAAGAACCGTCTCCTTCGCATAAACCGCACCATGCTGGTCGTCCCAATGCCCATCGCCATAGCGCTTGGTGCACAGGTGCGGGGCGACCTGCTCGACCCACGCGGGATCGATGCGCGCGATACGCCGCGCCCACAGCCGCGTGGTCTCGACCAGCTCCATCGCCATCACCCAGTCCCAGCGCTTGCCGCCGAACAGACCGGAGCCGGGAAAGACCGCAAAGTGCCCGCCGGAGGCGCTGCGGTAGGCGCGCTCTTCGCGGTCCCACAAACCGAACTGCCGGGGAGCCCCGGCAAGCAACGAGCGATGGAAGACTTCATAAGATGCACCTTTTTCAACGGTCTCCGGTGCCGGCTTCATCTGCCAACGCAGCTCACGCACGACGAGTTCCTTCAGCTCGTCGTGGACGTTCGCCCATTCGGTGACGCGGCGGTAGCTGAGGAAGAAATCGCCGCAGAATTTCCGGAGTTGGTTGCGCTTCCAGCCACGGCCTTCGCGGAATCGCTGCAGGTCGAGCCACAGCCGCAGGATCGCGCGAAAGTCGGAGTCGGCGTCCTTCCAGCGGGCATGCGCGGCATCGGCCTGCTTGAGCTTTTCTGCCGGGCGTTCCTTCGGATCGCTCGATTCCAGCAACGCGACGACCGGCAGGATCTCCGCGAGGCAATGCTCGTGCCGCGCCTCTAACAGCATCCGTGACAACCGTGGATCGACGGGCATGCGCGCCATCGTCCGGCCGGATTCGGTGAGGTTCTTGTCCCTGTCCAGCGCGCCGACTTCCCGCAAAGTACGATAACCCTCGGAGATTGCCTTCGGTGCCGGCGGGTCGAGAAAGGGGAAGTCCTCGATATCCGGCAGCCCGAGCGATTTCATCCGCAGGATCACACCGGCGAGCGAACTGCGGCGGATCTCCGGATCGGTGAAGGGCGCGCGCTCGTAGAGATTCTCCTCCGAGTAAAGCCGGACGCACACGCCCTCGCGCACGCGGCCGCAGCGGCCTTTCCGCTGGCGGGAACTGGCTTGGGAGACTTCCTCGATCTGCAAGCGCTGCACACCGCGCGCCGGACTCCAGCGGCTGACGCGGGCGAGTCCGCTGTCCACCACGCTGACGATGCGCGGGATCGTGAGGGAAGTTTCCGCGACATTCGTGGCGAGGATGATACGGCGCTTCGAACCCGGAGAGAAGATGCGCTGCTGGTCGCCAAGACCAAGGCGGGCGAATAGCGGCAGGATCTCGGTATTGCGGTACCTTCTGCCATCGAGTGCGTCGGCGCATTCGCGGATCTCGCGCTCCCCGGGTAGGAAGACGAGCACGTCACCCATGGGATCGACATCGGTCAGCCAATCGACCGCGCGCGGGACATGGCGGATCAGCTCTTCCTCCTCATCCGGCGGCAGGAAGAATTCCTCCACCCCGAAGGTCCGGCCCTCGGCCTGCAGCACGGGCGCTCCATTGAAGAACGCGGCGAATGAACCGGCATCGAGAGTCGCGGAAGAGATGACCAGCTTGAGATCCTTCCGCCGATCTAGCAGCCGCTTCAGGTAGCCGAGCAGGAAGTCGATGTTGAGCGAGCGCTCGTGCGCTTCGTCGAGAATCAGCGCGTCGTATCGCTTCAGGTCCGGATCACCCTGAGTCTCGGCGAGCAGGATGCCATCCGTCATGAACTTGATCCGGGTCTCCTTCGACGTCTTGTCCTCGAAGCGCACCTGATAGCCCACGAAGCCACCCAGCGGGCCTTTCAGTTCTTCCGCCACGCGTTTCGCGACGCTTGCGGCGGCAATCCGCCGCGGCTGGGTGCAGCCAATGATGCGCCTGCTGCCGGCCAAGGCCTCGGCGACCATTTTCGGAAGCTGCGTCGTCTTTCCCGAGCCGGTCTCGCTGACCACCACGACGACGGGGTGCGCCTGGATCGCGGCCACGATTTCCCGGTGCATGCCGACGACCGGCAGGCTCTCAGGGTAGTTCAGCGGCGGCAGCGCGTCCGTCATCGCGCCGGGGACATAGACGGGACCGCGGCCTGCCACAAGCCCGCTTCCCGGCAGGATGTTTTGACCATGCCCCGGGACGCTCCTATGACTGGCCGGAAACCATGAAGAAAACCTTCATCGCGCTGATCGCACTGGCACTGGTGGCAGCCATCGTCTGGGGATGGGTCCGCTCCCAGCAACTCTCCCCCTATGCGCTCGCTCCCGTGAGCGAGGAGATCCGCCGGCTCGCCTCAAGCGCCAGCGTGCCGGTCATCGACGAGCGGAAGATCAGCGGAGCCTTGCGCGGCTCGAAGGTCAGCGCCTTCGACCGCTGGATTCAGAAGCTTTCGGGCAAGCCGCTCTACAACGATCTGAACGAGTATCGGTTGAAAGACGGCACAGGTGTCGTCCTCGTCAGCGTCTATCATTCGATCGGAAAAGTAGGATTGGTTGAAATCCGTCCAAGCCCCCCGCCCTCGCGCTCAGCCGCATCACTCCAAACCGGGCTGACGGCAGCGTTTCCGAAACTCGACTGCCGCCTCGAGGCTCCTTAGCCGACCAAACGGAACTCAACTTTCCGCGAGAGCAACAATGCGACAAACTCGCGGATGTCCTTTTGTAGCTTCATCGGCGTCGGGGTAGAAAAATGCGCCACGTTCCAGGATCTCCGCGAAAACCTCCAAGGCTAGCTTGGGATCTCGGATCAAGGGTGAGATCCCCTCGGATTCCAAGGTCCGCTTGATGACCACCTTTTCCACCCGAGGAGCATATCATTCCGCCTGCTCTCGTCGAGTGGCAGGACGATCAAAATGCCTCGCCGATGAAGGCAGGTTCAATAGAGCGAGTCACTCACCACTCAGGAAAGGGAGGATGATCGGGACCAGTTCGTCGGCCTTGAGATTCTTGGCGTGCCTCATGGCTAGTTGAGGGTCCGCTCCCGCAGCAAGCAACAGTTTTACGGCAGGGCCATTGCGCTCGTGGATCGCGAACGTCATGGGCGTGCTACCGTCTCCCCACTCCAAGTTTGGGGACGCTCCCTTGTCCAACAGGAAGCGCAATAACCGGCAATTCTTGCGTGTTGCAGCCGTGTGGACATGGGAACTGAACTCCGTCCCATGCGGCCCCGAATTGTAGTCCGAAGCCCCGTCGGGGCTAGCACCGAGCAATAACCAAATCCGCGCCCGAACCATGCTGTCGTCCCGGCAGGCGTCGAACATTTCCTCGTAGAGGATCGACCGCCACTCGGGAGGCCTACGGATCGCCATTACGGTGAAGTAGGCGACAAGGAGGCCCATCGCCGCGCCAAGGAATCTCCAGCCCAGAACCTGAACCCGCCGTGACTTCCGCTGGAACCGGTGATCCAGCCACGATAGCAGCCATAGCACCGCCCAAGCAGAGGAAGCGTAGAACAGAAGATAAAAAAGCCAGAGGATCAGGAACACAGAATATCGCGTGGCTGCATACTCTGCCCTCGAAACAAGGACTCCGGCAATCAGCAGACGCTCCTTCGCGGATAATTCACACGATCTCCTCCGAGCCGGAAGGATGCCAGCGTTCCATCACAAAAGCCTTCTGTCCAAGCTGAGGCCCCCTTCCCCGGCAAGCATGCCTTCCCATCTTCCGGCTAACCCAACCGAACGAAAGGACGACCTGCAGTCCGCGTGAACCGAGGCTTCCGGGAAAGAGGACCCTGTGGCCCAAGACCCACAGCTTGAAAAATCGAAAACACCGCCGCCCACCCGCGGATGCTGGATGGACGGCGGCAGTAGCCCTCAAGGGGCGATCGCGGTGACGGCAATCCGCGCGAACAGTTTTCCACCCGGACCATTGGAGGCCGGGATATTGACCGTCACGTGGTCCGGCGTGGCCTCGGTATCGATCGAGACCGTGACGCCATTGGCATAGGTTCCGCCGGCCGCTTCGATCGGAACATCCGTCCAAGTGATGCCGAGGTCGGTGTTCCATTGGACGAGCAAGGTGGCGGCTCCGAGCGAGGTCTCCTCACGGTCGAACTCAAGCGTGATGCCGCTGGTGGCATCGCCGGTGGCGGCGTAGAGCGCCGAGCTGTCCGATGCCAGCGGATCGCCTCCCAGCACCCACTCCAGGCCATTCGCGATGCCATCGAAATCCGGGTCCGCTTCGAATGCCGGATCCCGTCCATCGATGCCGTCGAGACCGTTGGTGGTCGCCCACGTGACATACGGATTGTCCACCGAGGTCGAAGTGAGCGTCACCTGGGTCGCGCTGTAGTGAATGGTGAAGGTATTGACCCCCGAGTCGACCGGCGAACCTTCCGGCAGGCCGGCGAAGGTCCCGGTCAGTCCGCCCAAGGCATCGACGATCACCACCTGGGTGCCCGACGGGACGACGCCGGCACCGATCTCGCTGAAGGTGAGGTTCGCGCCGGTGATGGTCGTCGCACCGATCGTCTGGAGCTGGTCGGCAGCATCAAGGTCGTTGTCGATCTTCACATGGAACGTCGAACCGCTCGCGAGAACCGCCGAAGGCGCAGCGAAGGTATCGGTGAACAAATCGCCGGGAGCCAGGGTGGCGCCGGACGCGACGGTCAGCGGCGAATTGTCGCTGGTGCGCGCTCCGCCGAGCGTGCCGGCATTGACCTGGGTCGGTCCCCCGTAGGTGTTGAGGCCGGTCAGGGTCAGGGCACCTGTCCCGTTTTTCACCAGACCGCCGGTGCCGTCGATAGCCCCGGAGAGCCGGACCGCATGTGCGGCCGTATCAAAGGTCGTGTCGCCGTTGATATCGGTGAGGGTCATCTCCAACGTCGAGTTCCAGTTATCCGCGGCAATCACGGTGCCGCCGCCGAGGTCGAGCGTATAGAGCTCGGTGGACCCGGTGGCCGTGGTGATGCCTCCGGCACCGATGGTGAGGGTGCCGCTCTCAAGCGTGTAGGTCGCGTCGCCAAAGGCGAGGTTGGCCCCCAGATCAAGCTGGCGCACGAGGACGGAGCCGCCGGTCTGGGTGAAGACGGCGGTGACACCCGCCGCACTTCCCCCGAGGGCGATGCCGAGGCGCTTGTTGCTCATGTCGAGAATGCCTCCCTTCATCTCGTAGGTGGGAGCGGTGCCGGTATTGTTCCCACTGGCACCGATGAAGGCCTCCCCGCGGTTGGACGGATTGTAGGTCACGGTGCCACCGTTCTGGACCACCGACGCCGTGCCACCGTCACGGCCGACGACCCACGCATCGTTGTAGGCGCCGGTGATGTTGATGACGGCACCTGGTTCGATGGTCACCGAGGCATTCGCACCCGCAAGATTGCCAAAGAACAGCACGGCCCCACTGCCGGTGAAGTTCGTGGTTCCGCTGAAGGTGAGGTTTCCACTGCTCGTCGATAGGCCAGTGAAGGTGTTGGTCCCGCTAAAGACACGGTCGCCGAAACCCGAGTCGAGCAGGCTGCCGTTGAAGGCGTTGTTTCCACCCAGGGTGAGGGTACCCGAGCCAGCGCCGAGCACGAGGTTCCCGGAAGCCGTGGATGTCCCGTTCAGGGCGACATCACCGGCGTCGAGGAGGACCGAACTTCCGAACGATGCCGGTGCCGTTAGCGTGAGCGAGGCACTGCCAAGCTTGTGCAGGCCGCCCGAAGAAGCGATCGAGCCCGTCCCACCAAAGGTGTAGTTGTTGGTGGAGTTATCAACGGTGAGCGATGCCGTGGCGACATTGGTCGTCACGTTCACCGCGGGAGCGGCCGATCCATTGTCGTTGAAGGTCACCGGGTCGCCGTCGGCGAAGGCGGTGGCAGCCACGCCGTCGTTCCAATTGTTGGTGGCAAAGTCCCACGCGTTGGTGGTGCCATCACCGACCCAGGTCAGGTTGCGGCGGCTGGTGCCAAAGACCACGTCGGACCAATTTTGACCGAGCCGGATTTCATCGTGCTTTACCGTGCGGCCATTGACGAAAGCGGCGACGGAAAGACCATTGAACGACAGGTCCCCGCCGTTCGTCTTGAGCACCGTGGCCGTCGCCGGCTCGGTGGCAGACAGCGGATTCTGATAGATCCGGATCTCGTCGTCGCCTGCTTTGAAATCGATGCGCACCACGTAGAAGTTCACGCCCGTGCTGCCGGGGCCGATGAATGTAGGGGTGTTGAGAGGAGTCCGCAGGTTGACGACCGCGCCGCCGGTGTCATTGCCGATCCCCGCGATCCGGCCTGGATCCCCGAGGTTGCCCCGGTGAAACTCGAACTCGTAGAAGAAGCTCGTCCCATCCGGCTGCTGCAGGAAGCTCAGATAGAGCGTCTTGCTATCCGCACCGATGTTGCCATTGGTGTCGACGTAGCCGGCGCTGCCAAAGCGGCCTCCAGGAGTCGTATCGAGCAGGCGCCCGTCGCGTTTGTTATTCGGGATGAAGGAGCTGTTGGCCAGCGACTGCGCGTCATAGCCGTTGGGGGCATTGGTGCCGGCCGCCAGGTTGCCGCTCTGGACATTTCCGCCACCTCCGTCGACGGGCGTCCACGCGGCACCCCAACCGAGGCCGCCGGCTTTCCCGTTCATGTTAGACGCTCCGGTATCGTAGTCGAATCCCTCATACGCGAGCAGCCCCGGTGGAGTCGTCAGCACGACCACGGTCCCGTTGCCACTTGGGACCGCCCCTTGCGAATTCGTGGCGACGACGTGGTAGTCGCCCGCATCTCCCGGCTGCACGTTGTTCAAGGTGAGCGTCGAGCTGGTTTGCCCGGAAAGAAGAATCACCCCATGATACCACTGGTAGGTGGGAGGCGGATAAGCATTTGCCACCGCGCTCAAACTGACCGAGCCGCCGGTGAAGACGGTAGTGGATGCCCGCGGCTGGGTAACGAAGACCGCCTGGGCCAGCGTGGGGATGGTGACATCCGTCCAGGTCTGACCGAAGCGGACCTCATCGTGAGCCACGGTGCGCCCGCCGCCGCCGAAGGCCCCGAAGGAAACGCCATTGAACGACATGTCAGCGGCCGCCAGCTTCATCAACGTGGGAGCCGGCTCCGTCGCGGAGGTCGGATTCTGATAGACGTAGACATCGTCGTTGCCCGCCTTGAAGTCGATGCGCACCACGTAGAAATTCACATTGGTGTTTCCCGCTCCGATGAAGGTGTGGGTGCCATTGGGAGCGCGGAGATGTACATTGGCACCGCCCTGGTCATTACCGATGCCACCAATTCGCCCGCCGTCTCCGAGGTTGTCCCGATGGAACTCGAACTCGTAGTACGAGCCAGTCCCATTCGGCCTCTGCATGAAGCTCAGGTAGAGCGTCGTCCCATCGGCTCCGATCCGCCCATTGCCATCGCGGAAACCGCGGGCTCCGAACGGACCGTTGGTGGACGTATTGAGCAAGCGGCCGACCCGCCGGTCATTTGGCAGGAGGCAACTGTTGCCGGTGGAAAGCGCATCGTATCCGGACGGCGAGCTGGCACCTGCGGCCAGACTGGCGGCGACGATGTCGGCACTGCCGTTGTTAACGGTTTGCCAGTTTCCGTTCCAGCCGAAGCCGCCGCTCAGGCCTGTTAGATTACCGGTGCCGGTGGAATAGTCGAATCCCTCGTAGGCCATCTGCGCGGCCTGCGATCCGAGGGGAGCCAACCATCCTGCCAGTATCAGGGCACAATTCCTGAAGATATAGGGGTAGGGTCGTTTCATGGGTTTTATACCTGGGTTCTCGCTTGGGAGAGGTTGAATCGGCTGGGTTGATCCGGAGCGGATCTGCCGTTTTCGCCATTCGAGTAATCCTTGGCTATCCAGTTGCAGGGGATGACAACAACGGCAAAGCCGCGACCTTCGCTCATTCCTGTCTTGTCAGCTTTTGCCAGTGATCATTACCGATTTCAGCCAAGAGGCCGCATTGTCCAACGGCTCGCAGCCGGGCAAACAGCTTGCCCCGATCCGCGTTGTGACCGGGCACGTGAACCGTGACCGTGTTTGCTTGGGTGCTAACGACGACACCATTCGCATAAGTGCCGCCGCTCTGCTGGATCGGCACGTCGATCCATTCGCCGTCGAGTGTCGTAGCCCACTGGACGAACAAGTCGGCATGCGCTGCCGCATCCGCGTTTCGATCAAACGTCAGCGTGAGTCCATCTTCCGCAGTAGCGGACCACGAGGAAGCTTCGTCAAAGGCGAGCGGATCTCCATCAAGGAGCCACTCGAGGCCGTTAGGGATGGCATCGTGATCAGGATCGGCATCGAAGCCCGTGTTGGCTCCACCCGCTCCTGCCAATCCGCTCTCCCTCACCCACGTGACGTAGGGATCTTCGGCGATCACATCGGCCCACGCGGTGCCAATGCGGATCTCGTCATGCATCACGGTGAGACCGTTCACGAAGGCTCCGAACGAGATCCCGTCGAAGGACATGTCCGTCGCGTTTAGGCGGCTCAGCGTCGGCACACCGGGCTCGGTGGCCGAGGTCGGATTGCGGTAGACACGGACGTCGTCGGCACCCGACTTGTAGTCGATCCGCACGACGTAAAAATTCACATTCGCATCTCCCGCCCCGATCACGGTGTGGCTGCTGTTAGGTGCACGAAGGTTGACGTTGTCGCCCGGCTGGTCATTGCCAATGCCTGCGATGCGCCCTGCGTCTCCAGGATCTCCCCGGTGAATCTCGAATTCGTAGAAGTAGCTGGTGCCGTTCGGCTGCTGGAGAAACGAAAGGTAAACGGTACTCCCATCCTTTCCGATGCGACCGTTGGCATCGACCAGGCCGCGAGCCCCGAAGGGTCCGTCGGGACTGGTGTCGAGGAACCGCCCGACACGCCGGTCATTGGGAAGATGGCATTTGTTGCCGGTGGATTCGACATCGAAGCCCGCCGGTGCCCTCGCTCCCGCAGCGAGACTGCCAGCCACCACGTCGGCACTGCCGTTGTTCACCGTCGCCCACGGTGCCGCCCAGCCGTGCCCGCCATCGCGACCACTCAGTGAGGACGAGCCGCTCCCATAGTCAAAG includes the following:
- a CDS encoding beta strand repeat-containing protein, whose translation is MKRPYPYIFRNCALILAGWLAPLGSQAAQMAYEGFDYSTGTGNLTGLSGGFGWNGNWQTVNNGSADIVAASLAAGASSPSGYDALSTGNSCLLPNDRRVGRLLNTSTNGPFGARGFRDGNGRIGADGTTLYLSFMQRPNGTGSYYEFEFHRDNLGDGGRIGGIGNDQGGANVHLRAPNGTHTFIGAGNTNVNFYVVRIDFKAGNDDVYVYQNPTSATEPAPTLMKLAAADMSFNGVSFGAFGGGGRTVAHDEVRFGQTWTDVTIPTLAQAVFVTQPRASTTVFTGGSVSLSAVANAYPPPTYQWYHGVILLSGQTSSTLTLNNVQPGDAGDYHVVATNSQGAVPSGNGTVVVLTTPPGLLAYEGFDYDTGASNMNGKAGGLGWGAAWTPVDGGGGNVQSGNLAAGTNAPNGYDAQSLANSSFIPNNKRDGRLLDTTPGGRFGSAGYVDTNGNIGADSKTLYLSFLQQPDGTSFFYEFEFHRGNLGDPGRIAGIGNDTGGAVVNLRTPLNTPTFIGPGSTGVNFYVVRIDFKAGDDEIRIYQNPLSATEPATATVLKTNGGDLSFNGLSVAAFVNGRTVKHDEIRLGQNWSDVVFGTSRRNLTWVGDGTTNAWDFATNNWNDGVAATAFADGDPVTFNDNGSAAPAVNVTTNVATASLTVDNSTNNYTFGGTGSIASSGGLHKLGSASLTLTAPASFGSSVLLDAGDVALNGTSTASGNLVLGAGSGTLTLGGNNAFNGSLLDSGFGDRVFSGTNTFTGLSTSSGNLTFSGTTNFTGSGAVLFFGNLAGANASVTIEPGAVINITGAYNDAWVVGRDGGTASVVQNGGTVTYNPSNRGEAFIGASGNNTGTAPTYEMKGGILDMSNKRLGIALGGSAAGVTAVFTQTGGSVLVRQLDLGANLAFGDATYTLESGTLTIGAGGITTATGSTELYTLDLGGGTVIAADNWNSTLEMTLTDINGDTTFDTAAHAVRLSGAIDGTGGLVKNGTGALTLTGLNTYGGPTQVNAGTLGGARTSDNSPLTVASGATLAPGDLFTDTFAAPSAVLASGSTFHVKIDNDLDAADQLQTIGATTITGANLTFSEIGAGVVPSGTQVVIVDALGGLTGTFAGLPEGSPVDSGVNTFTIHYSATQVTLTSTSVDNPYVTWATTNGLDGIDGRDPAFEADPDFDGIANGLEWVLGGDPLASDSSALYAATGDATSGITLEFDREETSLGAATLLVQWNTDLGITWTDVPIEAAGGTYANGVTVSIDTEATPDHVTVNIPASNGPGGKLFARIAVTAIAP